Sequence from the Gloeocapsopsis dulcis genome:
AACACTGCTAACCTGAACCGTTCCCCCATGCAGGTTCACCAATTCCTGCACCAGCGATAAGCCAATCCCTGATCCTTCAAACGTTCGTCCCTGCACTCCTTTGACCCGATGGAATCGCTCAAACAGACGTGGAATTTCTGCGGCTTTTATGCCAATGCCTGTATCCTGTACAGCTAACTCAACCTGGCTACCGATATGATGCAAACGAACGGTAATCGCACCTGTAAACGTAAATTTGAAAGCGTTTGAGATCAAGTTGAGAACAATCTTTTCCCACATCTCGCGATCGACATACACTCGCTCAGGTAGAGGAGGACAATCAATGTTCAATTCTAACTTTGCCCGCTCGATGGCAGAACGAAAGACACTGGCTAACTCTGCCGTAAAGGTGCTAAATCCGTCGGTTCATAAATGGCAGAGATGCGATCGCTCTCAATCCGTGAGAAATCCAGTAGTGTATTCACCAGTTTTAGCAAACGCAACCCATTCAGCTGCATCACTTCAATGCGCTGCCGTTGATTGAGCGACAGCGGATCAGCTTGGTCGGTTAACGCATCTTCGGCAGGACCCAACATCAAAGTGAGCGGTGTCCGAAATTCATGGCTGACGTTGCTGAAGAAGGTGGTTTTGGCGCGATCGAGTTCTGCCAGAGCTTCTGCCCTCGCAAGTTCCTGCTCATAGCTCCGCGCTGTTGCAATGGAACTTTCCACCTGTTGAGCCACTAGTTCGAGAAATGAGCGGTATTCCGCATTGAACTGGGGGCGGGGGCTGATGCCCGCAACCAGCAGACATTCCACCTGTTCTTTGTTGCCCGACAGAATGGGGAGAATCAAGGCAGAATGGGGACTTTCTGCCCACGGTTCGACACTTAGCGATCCGAAGCGATCGACCACATCGGTCATCAGCAGGGGTTCACGGCTCTGGAGAACGTCCACCAGCGACCAGCAAAGTGATCGCTCAGTCAAATCGTTCGCGTCAGCGTGCGCAGTTAGCGCAATCTCTCTTGGCGCAGCGGCACTGTCTGCGCTCAGCCCACACTCAGTCACCAGTTCTGCCAAGTTGCCTTGGGGATTGACCTGATAGAACAGGGCAAAGGGAATATCGTAAGGATTGAGCGTATCGGCAGCAGCAAGACAGGCGGACAAGCGCGTTTTTGCCCCACTTCCAGCCGTGGCTAATTCTCGCAGCATCGTCAGGCGACGTTGACCAATCACTTGCTGGGTAGTCTCAGTCGCGGTAGAAAATATTCCACTAATCTTGCCCGTCTCATCCCAAATGGGGCTATAGCAGAACGTGACATAGGTCTCTTCCAGGTAGCCAAAGCGCAAGAGGGGAAGAAGCTGATCTTCCGCAAACAAGGCTTCACCCGTAGTCCTGACACCTTCACACAGCGGCTTAAGCTGGTCATTCCAAACTTCTGCCCATATCTCTCTAGCACGTTGTCCCAGCGCCTTGGGGTGATTTGCGCCATACATGGGAATCATGGTATCGTTGTAAAGCTGGATGCACTCCTCTCCCCAGAAAATGACTTGGGCAAAGTGAGACGCGAGCATGATGCTAACGGAGGTACGCAGGCTCTGAGACCAGTTCTCGACAGGACCTAAGGGAGTGTTCGACCAATCGTGCGATCGCATCAAGGCTCCCATTTCGCCCCTACCAGCAAAAAGGATTTCAGACAAGCTACTGGGATCGGGGATGATCGTCATACTTTGCTCTCCGCAATGGCGATGTAGTGCCCAGGGTCAGTCAAACGAATTAGGCTCCAGGCTTCAAGCGTGTCTAGCTAATTGAGCCACCATCTCAACCCACTCGCTGGGTTGAGCTAGTTTGTGCAAATGTGCCTCATATCCAGCATTCAATGACTTCTCCCAATCCTCGTCTAGATAAGCCGTAATGGCGGCAGCGGGAAGATGTCCTCCTTGCTTGGCTTCCAGGTCTCTAATTTGCCGAATCAGGTTATATCCACTCCCACCAGGCATCCGAATATCGCTCACTAACACATCCGGTTGGAATTGCTCTAACGCCTCTAACGCCGCTGCTGCGCTTGCAACTGCCTTGACGCTGATGCCATACGATTCCAAGACAACTGTGATAAATTCGCGGATATCCGCTTCGTCATCAACAACGAGCACCCGTAACCCGTCCAGGGACTGAGGCAATTGCGACATGGGTATTCTTTCTTTTGCCTGGTCTTGTGATAGCTTTAGGGGAAGTTGAGCACCCGTCTTCTGGAATTGGCTCTGGTTAAATACCGTAATTCGCAACGCTCTAATAAAACCAAAATCGTGCAGAACAATCGCGATGTGCAACTGGGCTTCAAAAGGCTTTCCTTTCCAAGTACTCAAGCGCATCTGCCAGTGCTTTACCTCGCTAGTTGGGGAAAGCCCATTCAGCTGGGTGTAAAAAGCTTGAAGATCGTCCTCTACAACAAAAGCAGCAAGGGGTTTTCCTACGAGATAGCCCTGTGGCACATTCAGCAATTGAGCGATCGCCTCGTTTGCTTCCAAAATGACACCGCTGGCATCGGTAAGTAAGTAGGCGGTCGGTGAGAACTGAAATAAATCGTGATAATTAGAATAATCTGCGGCAAGCCGCTGGTTTTCTTGGAACAGCCCTTCATTAACGATCTCTGCTGCTTCCAGGCTTGTCTGCATTTCCTCGTAACTTACTTGCAGATCTTCTAGCAGCGGATCGATTTCTTGCCAAACTCTCGGATTTTTCCCTGCAATGCTGCAATCTGCCGTCGAAGCACTTGAAAATGCAGTCCAATTTGCTCGTCATTCATAAACTTGTTGCTGACGTTTATCCAGGAAGAACTTTACTCAATTCGCGTGCAAATCCACGATTATAAATTTACTAACGGGTCAGGTTCCCCTAATACTAATGATACTACTGGATATCGGGTCTTGCTAACGATTCATGAAAAATCTGCCATATCGCTTTAACCCTTATCCAGAGAAAGTTTTAGCAATCTGGTTGATCAAGTCTTTGTTAGTGTACCAAGATACACTTTGCTTGAGTAGCCCCGACTAAAGTCGGAGGGTGTCTGTGGTTCATACAGGAGGTCTTTGTTGAGCGATCACCAGAAACGAAAAGTATAATTATTAACCTATATCAATATCGCCTAAACCTTGAATTTGTTCTTCTTCATAACCAGCTGTGCGCAAAGGTGCGATAACATCTTGCTGTAAATCAGGAACATAACCAGCAATCAAGGTTGCACTTTTATCAGGTATCATACGGACTTCGCCAATAGCTGCAGGTAAAATACAAGACTCTGCACATCCTAACTGTTCCCTTCCTCCCCTAAACTCTAACTGTACCGGATCGCCTACATTTGTCAGTGTGATACAGCGATGCGGGTGCGATGGTTCGGTTAATGGTTCGCTGAGTAACAAGCGTTCTAGAGCAAAGTATGGTCCTGCACAACAAAAAATACGACGGTTCGTGCCCTGTTGCAACTCTAATCCTGAATTAGGATGCGGTTGGTAGTGCGTTCGGAGTTCATCTAATACTGTATTAATATTCGCGTGCCATTCTTCTTGACTCAGTGGCTTACCATACAAATCTGTAGGCATCACCGAATTGCCTAAATCGGATGTTTGTTGCACTTCAAATACCAATGCATCAGGACCAAATGAGTGGATAATTCCTGCAGGAACGTAAACTGTATCTCCAGTTTGAATCGGGTGGCGCACCATTATAGAGTCGTAATCTTGAGCAACAAATGCATCAAAGAGTTGTGCGCGAGAAAAGTCGGCTTTGAGTCCAGCTAATACAGTTGCACCAGGTGCAGCCCAGACAATATGCCAAGCTTCGGTTTTACCATTAGGTTCATTATATACGCGCTTTGCTGTTTCATCGTCGGCATGAAGATGCACAGGGAGCATATGCGAAGCATCAAGAAATTTTTCGAGAATAGGAAAGTGCGGACCACTCCAACCACTACCAGCAAGTTCATCAGGGTATTCTAGTACTAGATCGTGCAATGTGCGACCAGCAAAAGCACCATTGATAACGGTTCCGGTTGCATCTTGGTAGTCGCTAATTTCCCAAGTTTCGGCAATAACACCTTCTGTAGGTAAGCCTTGCTTGCCAAGTTTGTCGGCGATCGCTCTTTCTCCAAACGCATACTTGCGAATGTGCGTTGTTAGTTTGATTGGATACCAATTCATCTCAAGCTCCTAAATTACTTTGCCACTGATGCAATGATGGATACAGTGAATAAACTACCCTAACCTGCTTCGCGGAGTCGCGTTAGGGTTTTCAGCAGCCCTGAGTACGACATCCTGCAAAGAACAGAACAGCGTACCCGAACCTCCAGGCGAGTTTGTTGCCGCACCTAAAGCAGAAATATTTCCACTGCCGTTGACAATCAATAATTAACGATCAATCTTCAACTTAAGTATCTCTACCCTATTTCTATGAATCCTCATGTCCTTGTCTTCGGTAGTATCAATATGGACTTGGTTGCTAAAGTACCACGCTTACCTGTTCCTGGTGAAACTCTCTTAGGTCATAATTTTGCAACTGTACCAGGAGGAAAAGGCGCAAATCAGGCGGTAGCTGTGGCGCGGTTAGGAGTAGCTACGGCAATTATTGGACGAGTAGGGAATCAATTTGGGCAAGAGTTACTGCACAATTTGCAAAGCGATCGCGTCCAAACTGACGGTGTATACATTGACACATCAAACACTTCAGGAGTTGCAGTCATTGCAGTAGATGACAACGCCGAAAATCATATTATTGTTATTCCTGGCGCAAATGCGAATGTCAGTGAAGAAGATATCGAACGTCTAACACAACTGCTACCAACAGCATCAATCTTACTGTTACAGCTAGAAATTCCTCTTTCTGCAGTACAACAAGCAGCACAAGTCGCACAACAAGCAGGTGTAAGAGTCATTTTAGACCCTGCACCAGCACCTACTGAGTTACCATCAGAGCTTTATTCTTTAGTCGATATCATCACACCAAATGCAGTAGAAACAGGACAATTAGTGAAGTTTGAAGTTAATAGTCCTGAAAGTGCTCAAAAGGCTGCAATAGTACTACAACAACGCGGTGTCAAAACAGTAATTATCAAATTAGGTGCTAAGGGCGTTTTCTGTGCGTCTTCAGATGAGACTTTTTTCATTCCTGCTTTCTCTGTAAAAGCTGTAGATACTGTTGCGGCTGGAGACGCATTTAATGGTGGACTAGCGACTGCGCTGTCTCAAGGATATTCGCTACGCGAAGCCGTCACCTGGGGTGCTGCAACTGGAGCACTTTCGGCTACCAAAGCAGGCGCACAATCTTCATTACCTACACGCCAAACAGTTGAAGCTTTTCTTCAAGAACATAGATAACAATGAAACAACCCTAACCCCCAGAAGAGGTTTTACCACCTCTGTTCTCTGCCAAACTCTCGTTGATAGTTGACGAGTGTCCATACTCAGGGTAGATGCAAAAAAGCTGCAAAACTTTTGACAATATGCCACTATAACGGTTTTTATCTGTGGAGCTTAGGGGCAGATTCTGCCAAAATACTGGCTACAAGTCACTTATAGATTTACTAAACCTGCCCCTACAAAGAATTGTCGGTCAATCAGTCCAGATTTTACCGTCCTTGTTGTGAGTCAGTGAGTTAATTTGTACCGTGCCTATACGATTGAAACAACTACCTATTTTGTCCTTTGCCCTAATACTAGGTGCTACCTGTGCGGTACCAGTGATCGCCAATGAAACCAACTCAGACGAGAACTTGAGGGCAGCTAATACCAGTCAAACATACCGAGAAGTCGCCACAGAAGACACTCAGTATCAGGGAATTCGTGTAGTTGAGATCGCCAGTGGAATGGAGCATCCTTGGGCTGTGGCATTTCTACCAGATGGGCGTTTTCTAGTGACTGAGCGTCCAGGAAGACTCAATATTGTTGAAAATGGCAAGGTAATTGAGGTTTCTGGTATTCCTAAAGTCAATGCTGAAAACCAAGGTGGATTGTTGGATATCGCCCTGCATCCCAATTATGCAACCAATGGTTGGATTTATATGACCTATTCCAAACCAAACGGTAATGGTCAAACCGCTACTGCTCTGGCGCGGGGGCAATTAAAGGGTAACACCTTAGTCGATGTACAAGATGTGTTTGTTCAAAATCGCTATTCTGAACCTGGACAGCACTACGGGTCGCGTCTAGCCTGGACAAATGATGGCAAGCTATTGATGACGATTGGCGATCGCTGGTTTGAACCACTACGTGCCCAGAATTTGAGAGATCATGCTGGATCAGTTTTGAGGCTTAACGATAATGGCTCAGTGCCCAAGGATAACCCGTTTGTGGGTAATCCAGACGTTGCAGATGAGATTTATACTTACGGCAACCGCAACATTCAATCACTAGTCGTCAACCGAACAACGGGCGATATCTGGGCTGTAGATCATGGTCCGCGTGGTGGAGATTTACTTTATCAAATCGCAGCAGGTAACAATTATGGCTGGCCCCGCGTGACCCGTGGACTGGACTATGATACCGAAAACCCAATTCCCGAATCGGTAGCTCGTCGTATGGAAGGTGTCGTTGAACCGTTCTACGAATTTTTACCAACTCATGCTCCCTCTGGTGTAACGCTAGTGACCGCTAACCGATTCCCATCGTGGCGAGGTAATCTCTTGGTAGGTGGGCTTGCCAGTCGGCGGATTCGCCGTGTGGTCTTTAACAAGCAGGAAGTAGTACATGAAGAAGAATTGCTGTTGCAAACGGTTGGACGTATCCGAGATGTGCGCGAAGGACCTGATGGCTATCTCTATGTTCTCACTGATGAGTCTAAGGGAGGACTCTACCGGATCGAGCCTGCAGACTTAAATGATGATGATGATGAGGAAGATATTGATAGTGTCTGATGTTGTACTCAATAGAGGTGAACTACTTTGTCGTTCCCGAAGGATAGGCTGGGCTTCTGTACTCATAGAGCTACTCTATGCCATTTGCAAGTTAGATACTACTTCTTCAGACTCAGGTTCATATCTGACTAACTGCTCGATCGCTTGATCAATAACTTCCAACCCTTGATCGACAGTTTCAATCACACTCAGCAATCCGCGCAACTCCGCAGCCCCTGCAAAGCCTTTTGCATACCATGTCATATGCTTGCGGGCTTGTCGGACACCGCGATCGCCTTTATATTCCCATAAGGCTTGGAGATGTTCTCGCGCACATTGCAACCGTTCTACAGGCGTTGGTGGTGGTAACTCTTGCCCTATTTTGAGAAAGTAATCAATTTCCCCAACTAAAAACGGATACCCTAGTGTTCCTCGCGAACACATAACTCCATCTGCACCTGTTTGTTCTAAGCAGCGTACGGCGGCTTCTACTGAGAAAATATCACCATTGGCAATTACTGGTATCGACAGAATTTCCTTAACACGCGCAATCCATTCCCAGCGTGCCGAACCATTATAACCTTGAGCACGGGTGCGACCGTGGACTGTAATCATCTGTGCCCCAGCGTCTTCCATCCGTTTAGCAAAGTCGAGAATTGTAATTTCTTTATCTGTCCAACCAATGCGAGTTTTTACCGTCACGGGTACATCCACCGCTTTAACAACAGATCGCACAATTTCCTCTGCAACTTCCGGTTGACGCAACAATGAAGAACCACCACCATTCTTGGTAATTTTGTTCACTGGGCAACCCATATTAATATCTACCGTATCCGCACCCTCCTCTACTGCCATCACCGCCGCTTCTGCCAAGAAATCTGGGCGACAATCGAATAGCTGAATACTAATCGGTCGTTCGTTCGGATCGACTTCCATAATCTTAGGCAACTCTTTGACATAATGCAGCCCTGTGGCGTTCACCATCTCGGTGTACATCATTGATTCGGGCGCATAACGCCGCACCAACCGCCGAAATACCAAATCAGTCACGCCAGATAATGGGGACTGTAATACACGGCTTTTAACTTCAAATCCACCAATTTTTAGGGGTGTTGACAGTCGATCTTTGAGGCTAGGAGACAAGGAAACCATAAAACACTAAGACGCTATACTTTAACGATAACTGCTGCAAAGTTGTGAGTACGCAACTATGGACAAGCGACATCAAGAAAAATTTAGCAGCGATCGCTTGACGGCTTCTCCCTTGTGTGCGGCAGATTTCTCTATCTTATGCCAGATGCATCAAGATCCAAATGTCATGGCGACTCTCAATGGTATTCGTTCGCACGAGCAAACAAAGCAGTATCTCCAC
This genomic interval carries:
- a CDS encoding sensor histidine kinase; translation: MTIIPDPSSLSEILFAGRGEMGALMRSHDWSNTPLGPVENWSQSLRTSVSIMLASHFAQVIFWGEECIQLYNDTMIPMYGANHPKALGQRAREIWAEVWNDQLKPLCEGVRTTGEALFAEDQLLPLLRFGYLEETYVTFCYSPIWDETGKISGIFSTATETTQQVIGQRRLTMLRELATAGSGAKTRLSACLAAADTLNPYDIPFALFYQVNPQGNLAELVTECGLSADSAAAPREIALTAHADANDLTERSLCWSLVDVLQSREPLLMTDVVDRFGSLSVEPWAESPHSALILPILSGNKEQVECLLVAGISPRPQFNAEYRSFLELVAQQVESSIATARSYEQELARAEALAELDRAKTTFFSNVSHEFRTPLTLMLGPAEDALTDQADPLSLNQRQRIEVMQLNGLRLLKLVNTLLDFSRIESDRISAIYEPTDLAPLRQS
- a CDS encoding response regulator; the encoded protein is MQTSLEAAEIVNEGLFQENQRLAADYSNYHDLFQFSPTAYLLTDASGVILEANEAIAQLLNVPQGYLVGKPLAAFVVEDDLQAFYTQLNGLSPTSEVKHWQMRLSTWKGKPFEAQLHIAIVLHDFGFIRALRITVFNQSQFQKTGAQLPLKLSQDQAKERIPMSQLPQSLDGLRVLVVDDEADIREFITVVLESYGISVKAVASAAAALEALEQFQPDVLVSDIRMPGGSGYNLIRQIRDLEAKQGGHLPAAAITAYLDEDWEKSLNAGYEAHLHKLAQPSEWVEMVAQLARHA
- a CDS encoding type I phosphomannose isomerase catalytic subunit; translation: MNWYPIKLTTHIRKYAFGERAIADKLGKQGLPTEGVIAETWEISDYQDATGTVINGAFAGRTLHDLVLEYPDELAGSGWSGPHFPILEKFLDASHMLPVHLHADDETAKRVYNEPNGKTEAWHIVWAAPGATVLAGLKADFSRAQLFDAFVAQDYDSIMVRHPIQTGDTVYVPAGIIHSFGPDALVFEVQQTSDLGNSVMPTDLYGKPLSQEEWHANINTVLDELRTHYQPHPNSGLELQQGTNRRIFCCAGPYFALERLLLSEPLTEPSHPHRCITLTNVGDPVQLEFRGGREQLGCAESCILPAAIGEVRMIPDKSATLIAGYVPDLQQDVIAPLRTAGYEEEQIQGLGDIDIG
- the rbsK gene encoding ribokinase codes for the protein MNPHVLVFGSINMDLVAKVPRLPVPGETLLGHNFATVPGGKGANQAVAVARLGVATAIIGRVGNQFGQELLHNLQSDRVQTDGVYIDTSNTSGVAVIAVDDNAENHIIVIPGANANVSEEDIERLTQLLPTASILLLQLEIPLSAVQQAAQVAQQAGVRVILDPAPAPTELPSELYSLVDIITPNAVETGQLVKFEVNSPESAQKAAIVLQQRGVKTVIIKLGAKGVFCASSDETFFIPAFSVKAVDTVAAGDAFNGGLATALSQGYSLREAVTWGAATGALSATKAGAQSSLPTRQTVEAFLQEHR
- a CDS encoding PQQ-dependent sugar dehydrogenase encodes the protein MPIRLKQLPILSFALILGATCAVPVIANETNSDENLRAANTSQTYREVATEDTQYQGIRVVEIASGMEHPWAVAFLPDGRFLVTERPGRLNIVENGKVIEVSGIPKVNAENQGGLLDIALHPNYATNGWIYMTYSKPNGNGQTATALARGQLKGNTLVDVQDVFVQNRYSEPGQHYGSRLAWTNDGKLLMTIGDRWFEPLRAQNLRDHAGSVLRLNDNGSVPKDNPFVGNPDVADEIYTYGNRNIQSLVVNRTTGDIWAVDHGPRGGDLLYQIAAGNNYGWPRVTRGLDYDTENPIPESVARRMEGVVEPFYEFLPTHAPSGVTLVTANRFPSWRGNLLVGGLASRRIRRVVFNKQEVVHEEELLLQTVGRIRDVREGPDGYLYVLTDESKGGLYRIEPADLNDDDDEEDIDSV
- the dusB gene encoding tRNA dihydrouridine synthase DusB, which translates into the protein MVSLSPSLKDRLSTPLKIGGFEVKSRVLQSPLSGVTDLVFRRLVRRYAPESMMYTEMVNATGLHYVKELPKIMEVDPNERPISIQLFDCRPDFLAEAAVMAVEEGADTVDINMGCPVNKITKNGGGSSLLRQPEVAEEIVRSVVKAVDVPVTVKTRIGWTDKEITILDFAKRMEDAGAQMITVHGRTRAQGYNGSARWEWIARVKEILSIPVIANGDIFSVEAAVRCLEQTGADGVMCSRGTLGYPFLVGEIDYFLKIGQELPPPTPVERLQCAREHLQALWEYKGDRGVRQARKHMTWYAKGFAGAAELRGLLSVIETVDQGLEVIDQAIEQLVRYEPESEEVVSNLQMA